From Veillonella dispar, one genomic window encodes:
- a CDS encoding DMT family transporter, protein MLPYVLLALSIGLELFATTMLKASDGFTRPLQTIACALGYIGSFYTLTHVLKYIPLSVTYATWSGVGLVVTTLISVFIFHEGINIYTVLGIALIVVGVVILNLWGNVGH, encoded by the coding sequence ATGTTACCATATGTTCTACTAGCCTTATCTATAGGGCTAGAGTTGTTTGCAACGACCATGCTGAAAGCATCTGACGGGTTTACGAGACCTTTACAGACCATTGCCTGTGCGCTTGGCTACATAGGGTCGTTTTATACGTTAACCCATGTGTTGAAATATATTCCGCTGAGCGTTACCTATGCTACATGGTCTGGCGTGGGGCTTGTTGTGACAACTTTGATTTCTGTCTTTATCTTTCACGAAGGCATTAATATTTACACTGTGCTAGGTATTGCTTTAATCGTAGTAGGCGTAGTGATCCTTAATTTGTGGGGAAATGTAGGACACTAG
- a CDS encoding MBL fold metallo-hydrolase, whose protein sequence is MRKHIKNNVSWVGKIDWELQEFHGSDYSINNGSSQNAYLIEEEKTVLIDTVWKPHSSEFIDNLESEIDLNKIDFIVCNHGEVDHSGSLPALMEKIPNTPIYCTENAVKSLVGQYHHPEWNFKTVKTGDSVDIGNGKSLVFVEMRMLHWPDSMATYMTGDNILFSNDAFGQHFAVEELWADKADQCRLWAEAMKYYANILNPFSPLVKAKVEEIQKLNLPIDIIATSHGAIWRENPLQIVEKYYEWSQAYQEDQITVVYDTMWDGTKKLAHKIADEIAKQSPDTRVKIFNISKTNKNDIMTEVFKSKAIAVGSPTVGNSVISSVAGWLDFLRELKFKNKKAAVFGTYGWSGESTKVLREELTKYGFSVVEPEIKCNWNPDADDFGKAEELVKALLA, encoded by the coding sequence ATGAGAAAGCATATAAAAAATAACGTATCTTGGGTTGGTAAAATTGACTGGGAATTACAAGAGTTCCACGGTTCAGATTACAGCATTAACAATGGCTCTAGCCAAAATGCGTACTTGATTGAAGAGGAAAAGACAGTCCTCATCGATACTGTGTGGAAACCACATTCCTCTGAATTTATTGATAATTTGGAATCTGAAATTGATTTGAATAAGATTGATTTCATCGTATGTAACCACGGCGAAGTCGATCACAGCGGTTCTTTGCCAGCATTGATGGAAAAAATCCCTAATACTCCGATTTATTGTACAGAAAACGCTGTTAAATCCTTGGTTGGTCAATACCATCATCCAGAATGGAATTTCAAAACTGTAAAAACAGGGGATTCCGTAGATATCGGTAACGGTAAGTCCTTGGTATTCGTAGAAATGCGTATGCTCCACTGGCCTGATTCCATGGCGACGTATATGACTGGCGACAATATCTTGTTCTCCAACGATGCGTTTGGTCAACATTTTGCGGTAGAAGAATTGTGGGCTGATAAGGCTGATCAATGCCGTTTATGGGCAGAGGCGATGAAATATTACGCTAATATTTTGAACCCATTCTCTCCATTGGTAAAAGCAAAGGTTGAAGAGATTCAAAAGCTTAACTTGCCAATCGATATTATCGCTACAAGTCATGGTGCTATTTGGCGTGAAAATCCATTGCAAATCGTAGAGAAGTACTATGAATGGTCCCAAGCATACCAAGAAGACCAAATTACAGTGGTATATGACACCATGTGGGATGGTACGAAGAAATTGGCTCATAAAATTGCCGATGAAATTGCTAAACAATCCCCAGATACTCGTGTAAAAATCTTTAACATCAGTAAAACCAATAAAAATGACATCATGACAGAGGTATTCAAGTCTAAAGCCATTGCTGTTGGTTCTCCAACAGTAGGGAATAGCGTTATATCTTCCGTGGCAGGCTGGCTCGACTTCTTACGTGAGTTGAAGTTCAAAAATAAAAAAGCTGCCGTATTTGGTACCTACGGTTGGTCTGGTGAATCTACGAAGGTACTTCGTGAAGAATTAACTAAATATGGTTTCTCTGTGGTGGAACCTGAAATTAAATGTAACTGGAATCCAGATGCAGATGATTTTGGTAAAGCAGAAGAACTTGTAAAAGCCTTGTTGGCTTAA
- a CDS encoding S-layer homology domain-containing protein, translating into MRENKHSKKLAFAVLAAAAAVGATVAPVSAAPVTTAGGFISAAGNATASPDAHNNVSYGVVANGTATSIAVGQGNSITSANGSSSAYGNQNTVNGNQANAFGDGNTVTGAYAQAFGDANIAKGTNAIAYGYNNTVDGTTKNYRDRTFDNEPDAATLQTGSWNSNSVAIGSKNTALGSSALAVGNEAKAKMSESVAIGHEAQADKTWGIAIGTRATASDVRSLALGHQAKSAGYKANAIGADATANGNHANAIGSSATATGDHAQAFGAGAQATGVRTNVFGSDAAATADYSIAIGNKANASTANSIALGANSTTRSATNVTNATVAGHTFGGFAGTSPVGSVSVGKAGEERQIHNVAAGKISADSTDAVNGSQLYSVANDLQTQINNSTPGQINNNITNLNNRVGNVEKRVNKVGAGSAALAALHPLDFNPDDKWTIAAGYGHYHNANSAALGAFYRPNEDTMFSVGGTVGTGETQLNAGVSLRLGKRSPESRSRVAMGREIAELNARLQDMENKYNNLLQILTPHAIDPSKTAEFPDVPRNHWAYQYISQLAGNGILVGYPDGTFKGDVKMTRYEFATMLYRALQNGAPIDDNMKRAMNEFGPELQNIRLNHFRVDRISGADNDRHKTERVRVNNEPKTQRDVYGSRINQ; encoded by the coding sequence ATGAGAGAAAACAAACATTCCAAAAAATTAGCGTTTGCTGTATTAGCTGCTGCTGCAGCTGTAGGTGCTACTGTTGCTCCTGTAAGTGCAGCTCCTGTGACTACTGCTGGTGGTTTCATCTCTGCAGCAGGTAATGCTACTGCATCTCCTGATGCACATAACAATGTATCTTATGGTGTTGTTGCTAATGGTACAGCTACTAGCATCGCTGTAGGTCAAGGTAACTCTATTACAAGTGCTAATGGTTCTAGCAGTGCATACGGTAACCAAAATACTGTTAATGGTAACCAAGCTAATGCTTTCGGTGATGGTAACACTGTAACAGGTGCATATGCACAAGCTTTCGGTGATGCTAACATTGCTAAAGGTACAAATGCGATTGCTTATGGTTATAACAATACTGTAGATGGTACAACTAAAAACTACCGCGATCGTACTTTCGATAATGAACCTGATGCAGCTACACTTCAAACTGGTTCTTGGAACAGTAATTCTGTAGCTATCGGTTCTAAAAACACTGCATTAGGTAGCTCTGCATTGGCAGTAGGCAACGAAGCAAAAGCTAAAATGAGCGAATCCGTTGCTATCGGTCACGAAGCTCAAGCTGACAAAACTTGGGGCATTGCAATCGGTACTCGTGCAACAGCTTCCGATGTACGTTCTTTAGCTCTTGGTCACCAAGCAAAATCCGCTGGTTACAAAGCTAATGCTATCGGTGCTGATGCTACAGCTAATGGCAACCATGCTAATGCTATTGGTTCCTCTGCAACAGCTACTGGTGATCATGCACAAGCATTCGGTGCTGGTGCTCAAGCAACAGGCGTACGTACTAACGTATTCGGTTCTGATGCAGCTGCAACTGCTGACTATAGCATTGCAATCGGTAACAAAGCTAATGCATCCACTGCAAACTCCATTGCATTAGGTGCTAACTCTACTACTCGTTCTGCAACAAATGTAACTAACGCAACTGTAGCTGGTCATACATTTGGTGGCTTCGCAGGTACTAGCCCTGTAGGCTCTGTATCCGTTGGTAAAGCTGGTGAAGAACGCCAAATTCACAACGTAGCAGCTGGTAAAATTTCCGCTGATTCCACAGATGCTGTAAACGGTAGCCAATTGTACTCCGTAGCAAATGATTTACAAACTCAAATCAACAACTCCACACCAGGTCAAATCAACAATAATATTACTAACTTGAACAACCGAGTTGGCAATGTTGAAAAACGCGTTAATAAAGTAGGTGCAGGTTCTGCTGCATTGGCTGCTTTACATCCATTGGACTTCAACCCAGATGACAAATGGACAATCGCTGCTGGTTATGGTCACTACCACAATGCTAACTCCGCTGCATTGGGCGCGTTCTACCGTCCTAACGAAGATACAATGTTCTCCGTTGGTGGTACTGTAGGTACTGGCGAAACTCAATTGAACGCTGGCGTATCCCTTCGTCTTGGTAAACGTTCCCCTGAGTCCCGTTCTCGCGTAGCTATGGGCCGTGAAATTGCTGAATTGAACGCACGTCTTCAAGACATGGAAAACAAATATAACAACTTGTTACAAATCTTGACTCCACATGCAATCGATCCTAGCAAAACTGCTGAATTCCCAGACGTTCCTCGTAACCACTGGGCTTACCAATATATTAGCCAATTGGCTGGTAATGGTATCCTTGTTGGCTACCCTGATGGCACGTTCAAAGGCGACGTTAAGATGACTCGTTACGAATTCGCTACTATGTTGTACCGTGCACTTCAAAATGGTGCTCCTATCGATGACAACATGAAACGTGCTATGAACGAATTCGGTCCTGAATTACAAAATATTCGTCTTAACCACTTCCGTGTTGACCGTATTTCTGGTGCTGACAACGATCGTCATAAAACAGAACGTGTTCGCGTTAACAACGAACCTAAAACTCAACGCGACGTATACGGTTCCCGTATTAACCAATAA
- a CDS encoding GNAT family N-acetyltransferase, which produces MKEFRQLTVADTAEYHKVLIDGYAAIKDYPITFDAIDFTEEESKEWIETYPVYGLYIDGQLVSSITFCMPWVKYSTPDKFPHIAHFVTAPEFKGKGYARETLGYAEELLINQFKTPAVTLGTAKEHPWLPKMYESFGFKAYDKVHFRGKQHTTILFKKDLL; this is translated from the coding sequence ATGAAAGAATTTAGACAATTAACTGTAGCAGATACAGCGGAATATCATAAGGTATTAATCGACGGCTATGCAGCGATTAAGGACTATCCGATTACATTCGATGCTATCGATTTTACAGAGGAAGAATCCAAAGAATGGATCGAGACCTATCCTGTATATGGATTGTATATTGATGGACAACTTGTAAGCTCTATTACATTCTGTATGCCGTGGGTGAAATATTCTACACCGGATAAATTTCCACACATCGCTCACTTTGTAACCGCACCAGAGTTTAAAGGAAAAGGTTATGCTCGGGAAACTCTTGGCTATGCTGAAGAATTATTGATTAACCAATTTAAAACGCCTGCTGTTACATTGGGGACTGCAAAAGAACATCCATGGTTGCCTAAAATGTATGAGTCCTTTGGCTTTAAGGCCTATGACAAAGTTCATTTTAGAGGTAAACAACATACTACAATACTTTTCAAAAAAGATTTATTATAG
- a CDS encoding DUF969 domain-containing protein produces the protein MLVLSGILVMVIGLMLRFNALLVVVAAGFVTGLAGGLSINDIVGAIGEAFVKNRYMSLFILILPVIGLMERHGLRERAEILIGKINAATAGRIFMIYLFVRQVTVAFGINMSGMVAMVRPLIAPMSEAAVAQGRPVSQRTLDKVRGIAASADNTGNFFGQNLFLAAGGLLLIKGVMEQLGYSVELTDMVLYGLPTAVCAYIVNFIRFIIFDKTIQAYVARDEADMKAGKLVPNEFNILVTPEELAKGGK, from the coding sequence ATGTTAGTCTTATCTGGTATTTTAGTGATGGTCATCGGTCTGATGCTGCGCTTTAATGCCTTGTTAGTTGTCGTAGCCGCAGGTTTTGTAACGGGCCTTGCAGGTGGTCTCAGTATCAACGATATCGTTGGTGCCATTGGTGAGGCCTTTGTTAAAAATCGTTATATGTCATTATTTATTTTGATTTTACCTGTTATTGGTCTTATGGAACGTCACGGCTTGCGTGAACGGGCAGAAATTTTAATCGGTAAGATCAACGCAGCTACTGCTGGTCGTATCTTTATGATTTACTTATTTGTACGCCAAGTAACAGTAGCCTTTGGTATTAACATGTCTGGTATGGTTGCTATGGTTCGTCCATTGATTGCTCCTATGAGTGAAGCTGCTGTAGCACAAGGTCGTCCAGTATCTCAACGCACTCTAGATAAGGTACGTGGTATAGCTGCTTCTGCAGATAATACAGGTAACTTCTTTGGTCAAAACTTATTCCTTGCTGCTGGTGGTTTATTACTCATCAAAGGCGTTATGGAACAATTGGGCTATTCTGTTGAATTAACAGATATGGTATTGTACGGATTGCCAACTGCTGTTTGTGCATATATCGTTAACTTCATTCGCTTTATTATCTTCGATAAAACAATTCAAGCCTATGTAGCTCGTGACGAAGCGGATATGAAAGCTGGTAAATTAGTACCTAA